The Microbacterium amylolyticum genome includes the window GACGAGGCCTGAGCGGTACGCCCGCCTCATCGTGCAGCGCACGGAGAGGCGGGCACACCTCGCGGTACATCAGATGACGTGGATGCCGCACTCGACCTTCGCGCTGCCGGCCCAGCGGCCCGAGCGCGGGTCGGCGCCCTCCTCAACGGGCTGCGTGCACGGCTCGCAGCCGATCGAGGGGTATCCGGCGCTGAGAAGCAGGTTCATCGGCACCCCGTGCTGCGCGGCGTACCCATAGAGCTCGTCGCTGGTCCATGCCACAAGCGGGTTGACCTTCACGAGCCCGTTCTTGTGGTCGAAGGTCACGAGCGGAGCGAGAGCGCGGGTGGATGCTTCTTCGCGGCGCACGCCCGAGATCCACACTTCGTATCCGCGCAGGGAATCCCGCAGCGGCTCGACCTTGCGCATCGCGCAGCAGTACTCGGCGTTCGTGGCGAACAGGTCTGCTCCGTACGCCGCGTCCTGCTCTTTCGGCGTCAGATCGGCCGTGATGTCCACAACCCGGATGTCGAGCTGGCGCTGGGCCTCGTCGCGCGTCGCGATCGTCTCGACGAAGTGGTACCCCGTGTCGAGGAAAAGCACATCGACACCGGGAAGCGTCTGCGACACGAGGTGAGGGAGCACCGTGTTGGCCATCGAGGACGCAACAGCAACCGCCCCCAGACCGAACGTGCGCGCGACCCATTCGAGGGCTTCGGCGGCGGTGGCCTCGTGGTCGGTTCCGCTGCCGAGCTCCTGTACGCCGGCCCGCGCGATCTCTTCGAGCTCTTCGGCCGTGCGGCGCGAGAGCGCGCGGGGGGCCAGGCTGACGGTCATATGAGTGCCTCTTCTTCTGCACGGTGTGCCCACTGTGCGAACGTCTCGTCGCCGTCGCGATCATCGGCGTAGCGACGAGAAACGCGTTCGACGTAGTCGGCGATGCCATCGGCGGACACCTTCAGGCCGCGAACCGTCCGGCCCAGGCCGGCCTCTTCCCGGTCGGACGAAGCGAGTCCGCCTCCGAGGTGCACCTGGAAACCGGGGACCTTGTTGCCGTCATCGTCGGTGATCAGCTGACCCTTGAGCCCGATGTCGGCTGTTT containing:
- a CDS encoding phosphoadenylyl-sulfate reductase, which produces MTVSLAPRALSRRTAEELEEIARAGVQELGSGTDHEATAAEALEWVARTFGLGAVAVASSMANTVLPHLVSQTLPGVDVLFLDTGYHFVETIATRDEAQRQLDIRVVDITADLTPKEQDAAYGADLFATNAEYCCAMRKVEPLRDSLRGYEVWISGVRREEASTRALAPLVTFDHKNGLVKVNPLVAWTSDELYGYAAQHGVPMNLLLSAGYPSIGCEPCTQPVEEGADPRSGRWAGSAKVECGIHVI